A genome region from Perca fluviatilis chromosome 20, GENO_Pfluv_1.0, whole genome shotgun sequence includes the following:
- the adi1 gene encoding 1,2-dihydroxy-3-keto-5-methylthiopentene dioxygenase, with product MAVTLEAWYMDSSEEDQRKPHRLYPNRPVSLDDLRKLGVFHWKLNADIYETDPELEQIRKDQGYSYMDIISIHKDTLPNYEEKLKMFFEEHLHLDDEIRYILDGHAYFDVRDKEDRWIRIAMSKGDLITLPAGIYHRFTLDENNYTKAMRLFVGEPVWKAYNRPADDFDIRQKYTASLQGS from the exons ATGGCTGTGACGTTAGAAGCCTGGTACATGGACAGCTCCGAGGAAGACCAGAGAAAGCCGCACAGACTGTACCCAAACCGGCCCGTTTCCCTGGACGACTTGAGAAAGCTCGGGGTTTTTCACTGGAAG CTGAATGCTGATATCTATGAAACCGACCCAGAGCTGGAGCAGATCCGTAAAGACCAAGGCTACTCCTATATGGATATTATCTCCATTCACAAGGACACACTACCTAACTATGAGGAAAAG CTCAAGATGTTCTTTGAGGAGCACCTGCACCTGGATGATGAGATCCGCTACATCCTGGACGGCCACGCCTACTTTGACGTCCGGGACAAAGAAGACCGATGGATCCGAATCGCCATGAGCAAGGGGGACCTGATCACCCTGCCGGCCGGCATTTACCACCGCTTCACCCTGGACGAGAAT AACTACACCAAAGCCATGAGGCTGTTTGTGGGGGAGCCCGTGTGGAAAGCTTACAACCGACCCGCTGATGACTTTGACATCCGCCAGAAGTACACGGCTTCTCTGCAGGGATCCTGA